Sequence from the Rutidosis leptorrhynchoides isolate AG116_Rl617_1_P2 chromosome 3, CSIRO_AGI_Rlap_v1, whole genome shotgun sequence genome:
tactatccgtttggtactttctatagtcgcatccgaagacttacatcttgagcaactagatgtgaagactgcattcttgcatgatgatcttgttgaagagatctacgtgaggcaacccgagggctttgaggtaaacggtaaagagaagtgggtttgtaagctaaataaaagtttgtatggattgaagcaagtacctcggcaatggtacttgaagtttgacgagtttatgaagaagattggtttcttaagatgtgaagcggatcactgttgctacttgaagaaatccaagtcttcttatataatcttattgttgtatgttgatgacatgttacttgcaggttcaaacatgtccgaaattaacaagttgaagggattactttcccgagaattcgagatgaaagatcttggcggtgctaggcaaatacttggtatGAGTATTGTGCGCGATCGTGtaaagggtactctatacttgtctcaatccaaatatattgagaaagtagtagagaggttcaacatggaagattcaaaggctcgttctatgcctttgggaagcaccttaaagttatcgaaaagtcaatcaccaaaaacggaaagagacaagaaggatatggaaaaggtttcatatgcatcggccgtgggtagtattatgtatgccatggtttgtacaagacccgatattgctcaagcagtgggagttataagtcgttatatgtctaatccgggaaaagagcattgggaagcggtcaaatggttgcttcgttatttgaaaggtacttctaatatgggattgtgtttctccaaaaacaatctcatacttagaggttatgcggatgctaatttgggtggatgtgatgattcgggaaaaagcactacgggttatgttttcacaatggggaagacggcgattagttggttatctcgattgcaaaagagtgttgctttgtcaaccaccgaagccgaatacatggctattgcggaggcttctaaagagctagtgtggttgaagaacttcttaggcgagttaggtaaaagacaagactattgcgtcttgtattgtgataatcaaagtgcggttcatcttgggaagaatccggtgtttcatagtcgaacgaaacacatcaagataaggtatcattttattcgacagcatataaatgatggcactttattcttggagaaaatccttggtacaaagaatcctgccgatatgtttactaaggtggttacgacggaaaaattgaggttttgcattacctcaattggtcttctcatgaattgatgagagaagaccccagctagagatgtgaatggtgttacaagtttaacaagtagtattgaagaccttttatcgaaagtctactcatccgaagaatgtgttgagcgtgcgtgtcccaaatgatATTTGGtggtaatcgaaggtggtttaatgttcttggttaattcattgatatgattggagttttgttcaaagtctccaagtgggagatttgttagagtatggagacatttatacaaaacgagagAAAAAAAATgtcacggattttgcagatttcggtaagcgtgaaacagagaaaaacagatcaaaaacagagccaattgattgtgcgcggtgatggtgcgcggcgcgctccctgcgcgcactagagaagttttgatcagaaggcttgctcgaagtttgggagtgtgcacggcgcgcacgtttaagtgtgcacggcgcgcacgatgtctggcagcaagtgggcaacttgtacacatgggatccgatcttgattgattctcctttcactttaggtgcttaatgggttgctttacaccactaattgtgactgtgatcatgtcattagtgggtgtaaagcatggctagttggtttatctttcatgattactagcacacttgaagatcaagttgtagtttggttggtttcttgtttgctctatatatagagctCATTCATAGTCATTGTAACAAACCACTCTCAAGTATTCAGTAATATAacaatctctagttggtccgtggactaaagcaatcacaacgattgcatataaccacgttatatcttgtgtcgttcttacattttcgcatttattatctttcgttcattaagtgggttgagtgatcttgatagtatcactactcggctagtaatcttgtagaattactagcgttgtttgggtcctaatatcctaacacatCATTCATGGTCATGAATCAGTAATATATGTACTCTCTGATATATATTTCTGTTGGTGGCAATAATCTATAAAATGAAAGAGACTAAGTATTAGATTCTTTGTCCTGCACTCTTATATGCAATTGGTATTCCTTAGATGGCCTAAACAAACATTTTTTTTCATGTGTATTACGTGTAATTTTAGTTTCTTGACGTTTATATTTTAATCAAATCAATGTTTTAACTGAGTTTTTCTAACTATGGTGTTTATCATGGAATATTTTTACAACGTCACATAGAGAGAGTGGCAAATTCAGGATCAAAATTCAATGGGGTCCTGAATTTTTTTTCACAACTAATTATATTTGAGGGATACTTTAGAGGTTGCTTACCTCTAAAAAACTATAAATCCTAAAAATATATGGGTCCTTTTAGTGGTGTCATGTAAACTTTGAAGAGTACTTTGTAAAAAATATTTCCAGACTAGTGGAGTCACGGGACTCCACTCCCTATTACCTAGCCTTGTCACTGCATAGAGAGTTCAATCATCAAAAACTGCCACTACATCTGAATCTAGTGTTGCTGCGAAGAAAGAAATAAGTCAATATAAAGTTCAGTAAATTTCGGGGTTTATTCATCGGAATCTAATGTCTCATTTACTTATTGTCATTACTATCCTATCTTTTAAGGACTGATCCTTTGAGTATAATTCTTCATATCTTAAGAATCACTTTGTAAACACACATCCGTCACACCCCAAATCATGTTAACCCTACCAAAAAATATAACAGAGAAAGTGATCCAGCCATATGAATACTAATGTCACTACATCCAACTTTAAGTCACAAATGTAAGCGTCCTTTTCTTACCTTTACACAGAACCTGtctaagggtgcgtttgtttgtCTCTTAATGGAATGATTCAGCGCTGAATGCTGGTTGTTCAGCATTCATTGTGTTTGTTTCTGACATCTGAATGACATATGCTGCTGAATGATTCGGGTCCGGAGTTACCTAAACCCGACCCGATGTCATCCCTATCTGTGTTAGAGGTTTTCATTTATAGAAGTGATGATTTTATAATTATGATGACTTATGCAGAGTTGGACTTCAAGAAAATAAATTGGTGTAAATATTAGTTTTCAACACCTTAATTGTTAATATATGGTAGGATTTTCGGTTTCAAAATTTGATCAAAAGCGTATTTCAAATTGCAACCCAAAGATCAATTCATAGAAATGTATTTTGTACTTATTTTTCGGTACTATTCGGTATAATACCGAAAAAACCAGTACCGATACCGGTACCGAACCGATACCGTTTTCTTAGTTCGGTACGATATTCGCGAAATGGTTTGATCTATTTTCGGTATCGGTATCATACGATTCGGTACCGGTACGGTACGGTATTGGTACCGATACCATCCCTAGACTAGAGACACACAACTGACCGCCTTTCAAAAGACAAAAGGCCGACTGAGTAGACAAACGGCCCACCAGAAAGGCAAACGGTAGACTGACctgagacactcggtcgactgtgttctTGAGCTGCAGCAGCAGCATCAAGCTTACGGGTTTcgcccaaaaatcaccaaatctcgatcaAGGACTCGACTTTGACCTAAAAACAATCACATCTTGTTtatcataaacccacaagatttacacacaaacaacaacaaatttggacaatttgacaccaaaatccaCTTTCAACAAAACCTAACTTAAAATCCAATATAaacactgatttggacatgaaatcaCACGATTCTTTACTTGATAGAATCATAATGACACAAGGCCAATTTGTAACACAAATCAAGAACCAAATCGAGATCTAAGAGATTTAGGGTTTCAAAGAGTTAGGTGTTTGGTACGGCGTGAGTGAGAAAAGTCTAGAAGGGGAAGAGAGAAATGAGAAGAATCGGCTGGTACCTAACTCTATAagagttaaaacacaataccctttGACACAAGGGTATTTACCAGTTCTCTgaaatctttcgtacttaattaggcggccctaacgaagttcaaattaaataaacaaacctgttctgtgacccttgtcacaaactagtctctatcaaataataaaataacactaaacatataattaaaataaaagcactaaaAGACACatatataaacctaagggcaaaatagtcatcttacatctagcCCATGTTTCTGTCTTTTACATATGTTACATATATGAGATTGTTGAATATAATAAATTAAACAACAATTGTGTTTTGTTATATCTCAGAGTCAAAAACTTGATAAATGCATACGGTAGAAGAATGGCTCACCATTTGCACTCTAAAAACAGAAATTGGCAAAAAAATTCATTCATAAAGATGAGTAAAGAGAAGAGTGCTCTTTCAATGGTAAGTTGGTCAAATCGGTTGTCTTACTCCTTAATTCCCGGTCAGGGAAGGAGCTTCACGGCCAATATGTTAATGGTAAGATGCCAATAATTTGTctttcaaaataaaaaaataaaaaaatggttaTATCGGTTCCTAAGGGTCGGATTGCATCCACCGAGGCCGATTAGATTTGCTTTGGTTATAGTGTTAGTGTTTAGCTAATTAACGTCTTGTTTGTTTGGTCTTTGGTTTTGTTACCATTGTATGGTGCTTGTTTGGTCATTAGATTCATATGTGTTCAGAGCCTTTTTTGTTGGATTTGGTCTTGGTTAGGCTCGATAGTAAATAGCGGTTAGCTCGTTTGTTTTAAGGAGTTTAGTTTTCTAGTTTCGAGTGTTTACGTTCACTTTGTATGTTGTTTTGGTTTCTTTCATTTTTCGATGAGTTGAAAGGGCTAGTTATATCGATTTCGCCATTTTTGCAAAAacaaaacataaataaaaataaaaattggatCTCTATATTTTATACTAAAGGGTATATAATTTTTTCTCCTTGATAAGTGAAACGTCCTGTCAAAATACATTTGGCAACCAACGTTTACTAGGTCCCACAACATTGATCAATAACTATATATGAATAATTTTAAATAACCTTGAAAAGAGATTACCTAAAAAGAAAATACAAACATTTGTAAGCTTTAAAGACAAAccaaatgtaataaatgttgaCCCAAAATGTCAACTAACAACCAAatagtaaaatatataaaaactgaaTGCAATATTAATAAGTGTTTAAACTAAATCTGCGACACAATATGTAGACTCCTTAGCCAACGCTAGCATATAATCAATCATCACCTGAAAATAAAACATACGAGTAAACTGTCAAAAGAGACCTCCTCACCCTATAGAGACCTCCCTCTTGGATGTCTTATTACTCTTTTGGCAGTTTGAGATCATGTGGCTTTTGAAGTATAAGTGCGGCCTcaagttctcttacaacaacagacaTTAATGGCCGGTTTTCACGGTACTTGGTCAAACATTGGAAGGCAATTTTTGAAAATGTCTGCAAAGACTCCGGATGCAAAGGTTTCATGACACCTTGAAACACAATCTCGTCTAATCGTCCTGTTTTAAAAAGCTTTTTACTCGCCTGCTTCACCGTATAGTGGCATTTTTCTCCACTCAATACTTCCAATAAGACAACGCCGAAAGAGTATACGTCCGACTCTATCGTCAGAATACCTGTTTCCAAATACACTGGATCTAGGGACTCAATGTTATCTATGAAGCCGGTTACACGAAAAGTGTTTAGCGGATGCCTGGGTCTTAATTGGGACAGTCCCGTAATAGAAACTTTTGCATTCCATTCGTCGTCTAGAAGGATGTTTGAGCATTTTATATCTCGGTGAGGAACTCTTTTATGTACGTTGTTGTCACCATGGAGGTAGCTTAGTCCTCTTGCAGCATCAAGACATATCTTGATACGTTGAGACCAACTGAGAGCTTTGCTACTTAAATGGTGACCGAGGCTTCGATTATATGCATACTCGTAAACCAAGATCTTCTCATCAGCCTCGTTGCAATATCCTAGGAGAGAGATGAGATTTTCATGCGAGTAACGGGAATACATCATCATGTCTTTCCAAAACTCGAGATTATCTCCTTGTCCGAGCTTACTATCTAGACGCTTCACAGAAACAAGGCTTCTCCCTTTATAATGAGTCACTATTGCTTTGTACACGTTCCAAAAAATACCGGACTCAATACATTTGGTTTCATCAAAGTTTTTCGTGGCTAATTTTATGTTTTCGAGTTCGATTATGAGATGTTCAAACTCTTCCGTGAATGGATCCCTTATAGTCGTCGAATCCATTATGAGTGATGATTCCTAAAAGGAGACACAAAATAAGATCAGTTAGATCATAATGATTataagttataattataattatatttataagcataaaaccattaataaaaaaatatatggaTTTTTCTAATTACATCCCTAAAAATATcgttactttttttttttgaacggccatTTTTTAGcaccagtagatcatttatttcaacgaccctcatcatttgcacgtaacacacacgttcggcggaaacccgaacccgatcgacggtacccgggaacacatccattcgagcAGTGTTtcggtagaggtccgtgaacgaatccggtaaaacctccctatagggtcaatatataccactattattggtgttcaattggttttaAGAAAAATCATGTCATCCATAAGGATGGAACCCATGACCTCTTCCTATACCATGAATCAAAGAACATGAGGGAACCGTTGAACTATTCCGCAAGCTCTAAAATGTCGTTAAAATGCTTGTAAATTTTCACTAAACGCCATATAAAAGTCAAATAACAGTAGTAGCTAATTACCGCTTTGCCATCGCTTAGGAAGGGATGCTCTTGGGAGTCTTCTATGAATTTGTGCTTGCTTTCTTCATACTCATTTGGCAGTTTGAGATCGTGAGGCTCCTGTAGTTCAAGTGCGACCTCGAGTTCATCAACAACATCAGACATTAATGGCCGATGTTCACGATACTTGTTCAAACATTTCATAGCAATTCTAGAAAACGTTTGCAAAGAATCTGGGTGCAAAGGTAGCACGACATCTTGAAACAAAATCTCGTCCAATTGCCCAGTTTTTAAATTCTTTTTCCATGTCTGCATGAACGTACCATTTTTATTTTTCTGTAAACATCGTTTTCCACTTAATACTTCCATTAAAACAACGCCGAATGAGTATACATCCGACTCTTTCGTTAGTACACCCTCTTGCAAATACACCGGATCTACGTATCCAAGTGTACCTGCAACACCTGTGACAAGAGCAGTGTATTGCTGATTGGCGGGTCCTAGTTTGGACAGTCCCATGTCAGCAACTTTCGCATTCCATTCGTCATCTAAAAGAATGTTTGCACTTTTTATGTCACGATGAAGAACTCTTTGATGTGCGCCGTTGTCAGCATGTAGGTAGCTTAGTCCCTTTGCGGCATCAAGACATATCTTGATACGTTGAGACCAACTGAGAGATTTTCTGCTTAAATGGCGATCGAGGCTTCCATTCGAAGCATACTCGTAAACCAAGATCCTCTCACCAGCCTCGTTGCAATATCCGAGGAGAGAGATGAGATTTACATGCGAGTAACGAGAAAGCATCATCACCTCTTTCCAGAACTCGGGATCTCCTTGCCCAGACTTCGAGTTACGATCTAGACGCTTCACAGCAACAAGGCTTCTCCCTTTATAATGAGA
This genomic interval carries:
- the LOC139901939 gene encoding uncharacterized protein — translated: MNSFMKVFEHLTIELANIKFASNNFDLELPKLVKSTKVNCNLKGRFSNSVDDRGGPVGIAAQVDRGLGRLSETIRHFIMDSLTKEFEHLIMELEKIKQATSNFDETEVIGEGGFGKVYKGEVSHYKGRSLVAVKRLDRNSKSGQGDPEFWKEVMMLSRYSHVNLISLLGYCNEAGERILVYEYASNGSLDRHLSRKSLSWSQRIKICLDAAKGLSYLHADNGAHQRVLHRDIKSANILLDDEWNAKVADMGLSKLGPANQQYTALVTGVAGTLGYVDPVYLQEGVLTKESDVYSFGVVLMEVLSGKRCLQKNKNGTFMQTWKKNLKTGQLDEILFQDVVLPLHPDSLQTFSRIAMKCLNKYREHRPLMSDVVDELEVALELQEPHDLKLPNEYEESKHKFIEDSQEHPFLSDGKAESSLIMDSTTIRDPFTEEFEHLIIELENIKLATKNFDETKCIESGIFWNVYKAIVTHYKGRSLVSVKRLDSKLGQGDNLEFWKDMMMYSRYSHENLISLLGYCNEADEKILVYEYAYNRSLGHHLSSKALSWSQRIKICLDAARGLSYLHGDNNVHKRVPHRDIKCSNILLDDEWNAKVSITGLSQLRPRHPLNTFRVTGFIDNIESLDPVYLETGILTIESDVYSFGVVLLEVLSGEKCHYTVKQASKKLFKTGRLDEIVFQGVMKPLHPESLQTFSKIAFQCLTKYRENRPLMSVVVRELEAALILQKPHDLKLPKE